The sequence TTGATTATCTTTAAGCATAGCAGGAATTATGTCTTTCCCAAAGTCATGGGAAGTAACATCTAAAGAAGCATCTGCAGTTAAATATTTTTTTAGCTTTTCCCATGTAAAGATATACACTCCCATGGACACTAGATCACTTTTAGGTTTTTTGGGTTTTTCCTGAAATTGAATTATCTCACCTAATACATTGGTTATAATTATTCCAAACCTACTTGCTTCCTCTAAATTTACTGTCATTGCTGCTATTGTCAGGTCTGCTTTATTTTTCATATGCTCCTCTAGCATTAGGGAATAGTCCATTTTATATATGTGATCACCTGAGAGTATAAGTACATATTCTGGATTATATATGTCTATATAATCCATGTTTTGATAGATGGCATCAGCTGTTCCCATATACCACCTACCTCCTGTTTTTCGTACATAGGGCGGAAGTACTGTAACCCCCCCATTTTTTCTGTCTAGACCCCAGTGGCTTCCAACACCTATATATGAGTTCAAAGTAAGTGGCTCATATTGTGTGAGTACACCTACTGTGTCAATACCTGAGTTTGCACAATTACTTAATGTAAAGTCAATAATACGGTATTTCCCCCCAAATGGTACTGCTGGTTTAGCAAGTTTAGATGTAAGTATTCCCAACCTGCTACCCTGCCCCCCTGCTAGTACTAATGCAATACATTCCTTCTTGTTCATTATATCTCCTCCTTCCAAAACT comes from Alkalicella caledoniensis and encodes:
- a CDS encoding glucose-1-phosphate adenylyltransferase, translating into MNKKECIALVLAGGQGSRLGILTSKLAKPAVPFGGKYRIIDFTLSNCANSGIDTVGVLTQYEPLTLNSYIGVGSHWGLDRKNGGVTVLPPYVRKTGGRWYMGTADAIYQNMDYIDIYNPEYVLILSGDHIYKMDYSLMLEEHMKNKADLTIAAMTVNLEEASRFGIIITNVLGEIIQFQEKPKKPKSDLVSMGVYIFTWEKLKKYLTADASLDVTSHDFGKDIIPAMLKDNQRLYTYRFNSYWKDVGTIESFWEANMDLLDESSKLNLSDRNWKVYSVNPAKPPHYIGVSANVSNSLVTEGCSIEGSVENSVVFPGVVIKKGASIRNCVVMTGTTIGENTLVDNSIIGEETIIEKNCIIGLGDGKGITVIGENVKIQPYTHVKKGDVFDNLTSGGGN